The stretch of DNA ggcggtcgcgatggAGAACGGCCTCATATCCGAGGCGTGGTCCGCAATCTCCGGCGCCCCGTCCGACCTCACGTTCCCCGAGGACTTCCTCGGTACCTGGCTGTGCTACTCCACGCTCACGCGCGTCGATACCCTCCAGGGCGACGAACTGGTCCAGGACATCGCGGTGGTGAACCGCGCGCGGAAAGACGTCGGCCAGCAGATCGTCTACCCGATGAGGTTCATCAAAAACGACCAGGGACGGGTGGTGATGGACAGGGCCTACAACGTCGTCAGGATGGCGgaggccaccgcgcgcgcgtacaACGTCATAGACTCGGTGGAGTGGGACGTCAACGACCCGAACGTGCTGAGAGGGAggatcggcgcggacggcagGAGCGTGTTCTTTCGGGTGAACCAACGGAGCGAGGAGTACCCGGCGCCGGACAGGATCGAGACTTCGGAGGTTGCGCAGATCGTCTTTGACGGCGGGGATAACGGGGGATAcgcgccgaccccgacggACGACtcggtcccggcggcgatccccgcgatggcgctggGGCCCGACGGAACGCGCGATCCGTCGGGTGCCGCGAAGGCGACCAAGGTCAAGTCGAGCAGGACGTTCACCAAGTGGAAGTTTCggtcggcggaggctgccgggGATGGgcccgccatcgtcgcggggcAGACGGTGTACGATTACCTGACGTCGTTCGACCCCGGGTTCATCGAGAGCAGGGGACAGCCCGTGACGCAGTACACGTACAAGCTGGCGCTGTTCAGGGCGAACAAGTACAACCTCGAGAACTGACGATTGGATCGACAGAGGGGTAGCGCGCGATTATCATTTTTTTCAACGACGGAAAATCGTCAACCTGACATGCTTCGCGGAGGATTGACTCACTGTCGTGGCACGCCGTACTTTCTTTTACAATCACAGACCCGTCTCATCGCTGGACGTTCTCTCCCTGTGTGACGCGCCGCCGTATCCAACACGTTTTGATGAAAACATTCCCCTCCCTCAGGGAAAAAAAATGAAGGTGCTCCCCCACCCTCCCTCCTCCtttcctcctccttcgcgccgctcacgccgcagccttggccgccttcttctccctCGCAACCTTCAACAGCTGCTCTCGCATCGCGGGACCCAAGCCGGCGTAggcctcgtcctccatcGTCACCTTATCGGCGCTCTCCACGTACTGGGGCAGCTCGTCAAAGTTGAGGTACCTGTAGGTGTCCGAAgcggtggcgtcgagctTACCAGCGTACTCGAGGTACTCGGCGGGCGTGGGCAGCCtgccgaggatggcggagaccgccgcgagctcggcggacgCCAGGTACACGTTCGCGCCCTTGCCGAGCCTGTTGGGGAAGTTCCTGGTGGACGTGGAGACGACGGTGGATTTCTCCGCGACCCTGGCCTGGTTGCCCATGCAGAGAGAGCAGCCCGGCATCTCGgtcctcgcgccgacggagccgTAGACGGAGTAGTAcccctccgcggtgagctgcgcctcgtccatcttcgtcgggggcgcgacCCACAGCCTGGTCGGGAGCTGCCCGTCGAACTCCTTCAGCAgcttgcccgcggcgcggaagTGCCCGATGTTGGTCATGCACGAGCCGATGAAGACCTCGTCGACTTTGTCCCCAGTCACCTCGGAGAGGAGCCGGGCGTCGTCAGGGTCGTTGGGAGCGCAGAGGATGGGCTCCTTGATCTGATCCATGTCGATCTCGATGACCGCGGCGTAttcggcgtcggggtccgcctcgaggagcttggGGTCCGCGAGCCAAGCCTCCATGCCCGCGATGCGACGCTCGAGGGTGCGCCTGTCGCCGTAGCCCTGGTCGATCATCCACTTGAGCATGATGATGTTAGAACGGAGGTACTCCGCGATGGGCTCCTTGTCGAGCTTGATGGTGcaaccggcggcggatctCTCCGCGGAAGCGTCGGAGAGCTCGAAGGCTTGCTCACACTTGAGGTGGGAGAGACCCTCGATCTCGAGGATGCGACCGGAGAAGATGTTCTTCTTGCCCTGCTTTGCGACGGTGAGGTGCCCCTCCTTAATCGCGTAGTAAGGGATCGCGTGGACCAAGTCGCGGAGCGTGATGCCGGGCTGCATCGTACCCTTAAAGCGCACGAGCACGGACTCGGGCATGTCCAGGGGAATCacgccggtcgccgcgccgaaggcgacgaggccggAGCCCGCCGGGAACGAGATTCCGATGGGGAAGCGCGTGTGAGAATCGCCCCCCGTGCCGACAGTGTCCGGCAGCAGCATCCTGTTGAGCCACGAGTGGAtcaccccgtcgcccggTCGGAggctcacgccgccgcggttgcgGATGAAATCCGGCAGGGTGTGATGCGTCACCACGTCCACGGGCTTGGGGTACGCCGCGGTGTGACAGAACGACTGCATCACTAGGTCGGACGAGAAGCCGAGGCACGCGAGATCTTTCAGCTCGTCCCTGGTCATCGGCCCGGTGGTGTCCTGGGATCCCACGGTGGTCATCTTGGGCTCGCAGTAGGTGCCggggaggatgccgccgtcgacgccgcacGCCTTGCCCACCATCTTCTGCGCGAGCGTGAACCCCTTGGAACCCGAGCCGGGGGGGTTGGACGGGAGCCTGAAGACGTCGGAGGCGGGAAGGCCGAGGCTCTCCCTCGCCCTGCTGGTGAGCCCGCGGCCGATGATGAGGTTGATGCGCCCGCCCGCCTgcacctcgtcgaggaggacgtccgTCTTGAGCGAGAACCTGcagagctcctcgccgctgcCGTGCCTCTTGGCGACGCCCTGGTACGGGTAAatctcgacgacgtcgcccatGTTCATGTTGGTCACGTCCATCTCCAGCGGCAGCGCTCCGGAATCTTCCATCGTGTTGAAAAAGATGGGCGCGATTTTTCCGCCGACGCACACCCCGCCCGTGCGCTTGTTCGGGACGTTCGGGATGTCGTCGCCCATGAACCAGAGCACGGAGTTGGTCGCGGATTTGCGGCTGGAAccggtgccgacgacgtccccgacgtACGCCAGCGGGAAGCCCTTCGTCTTGAGCTCCTCAATctgcgccggcgcgtcgtggaTGCCGTCCCTCGGGTTCTTGAgcatggcgagcgcgtggagggGGATGTCCGGTCGGGAccacgcgtcgggcgccggggacagGTCGTCCGTGTTGGTCTCGCCCGTCACCTTGAACACGGTCACGGTGATCTTCTCGGGCACCGGGGGTCGGCGGGTGAACcactcggcgtcggcccACGAACGCATCACCCGGGTCGCGTGTTCGTTgccagccttggccttggcctcgacgtcgtggaaGGCGTCGAAGACGAGGAGGGTGCCGGTGAGctggtccgcggcgaggggtccgagcgccgggtcgtcgagcgcctgAACCAGGGGCGCGATGTTGTAGCCGCCCTGCATGGTGCCCAAGATGCGcacagccttggccgcgtccacgagggGCGATCTCGCTTTGCCCTccacgatcgccgcgagccacGATGCCTTGACGTAggcggcctcgtcgacgcccggcggGACGCGGTTCTCGAAGAGGTCCATGAGaacggcctcgtcgcccgcggggggcgactcgagctgctcgcagagcgcggcgacctgcTTCGCGTCGAGGGGCTTGGGCGCGATgttctgcgccgcgcgctcggcgacgtgcgcgtcgtaCTCGGCGAGGAAGGTGGAGGCGGATCTGGCGGatcgcgcgatggaggcgaggga from Micromonas commoda chromosome 3, complete sequence encodes:
- a CDS encoding predicted protein, coding for MGSGLLAAAPLGIAASAPRSRRRTRRAPVNVAATSASGEDGLERVENCSGCLRPESCPCPKAIRRAKQKQQQRRRETSRRDEDDAAPGRRAVLSALGAVAMGGGGAVVPGNPAVAMENGLISEAWSAISGAPSDLTFPEDFLGTWLCYSTLTRVDTLQGDELVQDIAVVNRARKDVGQQIVYPMRFIKNDQGRVVMDRAYNVVRMAEATARAYNVIDSVEWDVNDPNVLRGRIGADGRSVFFRVNQRSEEYPAPDRIETSEVAQIVFDGGDNGGYAPTPTDDSVPAAIPAMALGPDGTRDPSGAAKATKVKSSRTFTKWKFRSAEAAGDGPAIVAGQTVYDYLTSFDPGFIESRGQPVTQYTYKLALFRANKYNLEN
- a CDS encoding predicted protein, with the translated sequence MMRKAVNGRALRRLLERAAPATSSTAGSRGFASTARTTGAIAAPLARRAPLASRAPAPPRAGSLLPAASLASIARSARSASTFLAEYDAHVAERAAQNIAPKPLDAKQVAALCEQLESPPAGDEAVLMDLFENRVPPGVDEAAYVKASWLAAIVEGKARSPLVDAAKAVRILGTMQGGYNIAPLVQALDDPALGPLAADQLTGTLLVFDAFHDVEAKAKAGNEHATRVMRSWADAEWFTRRPPVPEKITVTVFKVTGETNTDDLSPAPDAWSRPDIPLHALAMLKNPRDGIHDAPAQIEELKTKGFPLAYVGDVVGTGSSRKSATNSVLWFMGDDIPNVPNKRTGGVCVGGKIAPIFFNTMEDSGALPLEMDVTNMNMGDVVEIYPYQGVAKRHGSGEELCRFSLKTDVLLDEVQAGGRINLIIGRGLTSRARESLGLPASDVFRLPSNPPGSGSKGFTLAQKMVGKACGVDGGILPGTYCEPKMTTVGSQDTTGPMTRDELKDLACLGFSSDLVMQSFCHTAAYPKPVDVVTHHTLPDFIRNRGGVSLRPGDGVIHSWLNRMLLPDTVGTGGDSHTRFPIGISFPAGSGLVAFGAATGVIPLDMPESVLVRFKGTMQPGITLRDLVHAIPYYAIKEGHLTVAKQGKKNIFSGRILEIEGLSHLKCEQAFELSDASAERSAAGCTIKLDKEPIAEYLRSNIIMLKWMIDQGYGDRRTLERRIAGMEAWLADPKLLEADPDAEYAAVIEIDMDQIKEPILCAPNDPDDARLLSEVTGDKVDEVFIGSCMTNIGHFRAAGKLLKEFDGQLPTRLWVAPPTKMDEAQLTAEGYYSVYGSVGARTEMPGCSLCMGNQARVAEKSTVVSTSTRNFPNRLGKGANVYLASAELAAVSAILGRLPTPAEYLEYAGKLDATASDTYRYLNFDELPQYVESADKVTMEDEAYAGLGPAMREQLLKVAREKKAAKAAA